The following is a genomic window from Gigantopelta aegis isolate Gae_Host chromosome 5, Gae_host_genome, whole genome shotgun sequence.
tcacacacacatacacacacacacacacacacactctctctctctctctctctctctctctctctctctctctctctctctctctctctctctctctctctctctctctctctctctctctctctctctctctccccctctctgtATCTTTCTTTTACTGTCTTTATTTTCTCCTCCTGTTCTCTAAGTGCCTCCTCTTATACTCTCTCTATGTATCTcctgtgtttctctctctttctccacatctgtctgtctctccacCTACATGGATATTTTAGGCCAGGTCCTGTACGAACTGTTCACGTTTTATTTCAGACCCTGCCAACTACGTATTCCATAGCACGAGTAACTGTAACAGTATCCAGACGACGTTACTGCACATGCTGTACGCGCTAACTGTGACGTATGCCGCAGCCTTTGTGACGTCAGTCGTCTCCGTCATCCTGGCGCTGCTCGTACTGCGCATGGAGCGAATCAGAAGAGGCGTATTTGAGGTAACTACACCCCAACACGAGGCTGGGTAtggagagagttagagatagggggcagaaagcgagagagagagagagagagagagagagagagagagagagagagagagagagagagagagagagagagagagagagagagagagagagagagagagagagagagagagagatagatagggGCAGAGAtcgagggagagagggggagggagagaagaagacagagagaggcagacagttagagggggaagagagagagagagggggcagagcgagggaggggagggagagaagaagacatagagagagagagagagacagagacagagacagagagaaagatagagagatATATGTGCCCAACAGAGtgcatttgaataaaaattggGTATAAGCATTtaatatagctcagtggtaatgtTCTCCCCGGATGTGCTACGAGTTTCAGGATCCAGTATCTCGTACCAACCAGTCactcacgactggtatgtcaacgGTTGTGTGTTATTATGGAGCAAAGACTTGAAATTACTAGCAGAAacctttttataactttttaacATGTTCCTTTTTTAATTATCAGAATGAGAGACAGAAAGCTCATCTAACTATACACTTTCTCTTTGTCTCTCCTTTTTGTCTTTGTCTTTGTCTCGGTTTCTGTCTATTTCTCCTTGTGaagcggaacgtagcccagtggtaaagcactcgcttgatgtgcggtcggtttgggatcgatccccgtcggtgggcccattgggctatttctcgctctagccagtgcaccacgactggtacatcaaaggccgtggtatgtgctatcatatctgtggggtggtgtatataaaagattccttactgctaatcgaaaagagtagaccatgaagtggcgacagcgggtttcctccctcaatatctgtgtggtccttaaccatatgtccgtcgccatataaccataaataaaacgtgttgagtgcgtcgttaaataataattaaaaaaactttcTCGTTGTCTTTCTGACTGTCTCTCTTTTCTCCTATGtttaaattatgatataaaacgtaaatatataatgtaaaacGGCCGTATAACTGAACACTTTGGATAacaatgtgttacagattaatCGACCTCCACTGagaggattcgaaccacagagttaatagggaaattcccactaactactgccagtaggatcactttataccaacactactacaattGTATGAAAAGTTATATAACTTTCTATGTCTTCCTTTCTTATTAATCTTCAGGACGACACTTACGAGGAGATCTTCACTGTAAGCAACAGCTCCACCCCGCTCACGTCAGACAGCGACAACGACAACAACTTCTGCTTACCTCCCTTCAACGACGCCATTTTGAATGACTCTTCCCGTCTGCCAGAGAGCAGATCAAACGCCAGCGTTATTCGCAGATGTCGAAGCTTCACCCAGCCTCGATTCTTTGACACAACGGAGGAATCCATCGATGACGCCCATCTCCCGAAAGTGCAGCCAACAGCTGAGGTCGACAGCGGCAACGCCGACGGCGAGGTTAGGAGTGGCGGGAAGCTGAAGGAGAATCGCAGACGTCACAGACGGGCGGTGACTCTTCATAATCTGGACACCCGCCAGCTCATGATGATCCTCAGTCTGCACATGCGCTACCTGCAGGAGAATGAAGCGGCCAAGTCTCAGGGTCACATCGACACTCAGAGAGTCGAAGAGATGGAAGCAAAGGAGAGGATCAAACGAGCGCTGACGCCGCAGCCGGCGCATCAGTACAGGAGGTATTTCTCCCAGGACGATTCTGCAAGTCAGACGCGGATCGTCCGGTCCCACACGCCGCAGCCTTACCACGAGCGACGGAGTCAGTCACACGACGAGACGTCCAGTCCCTCGTATGTGATCCGGTCCCACACCCCGCAGCCGTATCGTCCAAGGAACAACCGTGACGACTACAACCAGCAGAATTACGAAAACACTTTCGACCCAGCGGAGTTCGTGCAGCAGCTACGGCAGCAGAAGTTGGCCAGCGATGTTCAGAACCAGCAGAGGGAAGcgtctcctcctcctcctcctcctcctcctcctcatggAAGGGAGAAACTGTGTCACGTTCCGCAGATTTATGAGAATGTGCTCGATACGATCGACGTCAGTAGTCAGTGTGGATCAGAAAGTTCTGAATGTCCTGTCAGACGGGTTTCTGTTAAAAGTAAACAGAAGACGAAGAAGCAGTCTGGTGAAAGTTTGTTGTCGTGTAAAAGTCTCAGGGCAATTCAGCCACTGCCAATGGAGATCTCTCCAAATAACTATGACGAGATTGATGATCTTTCATCATGTACGTCTGAAACCCCGAATCATCAGATATATCAGAACCAAGATGAATGTGAACATTTAAATCGACCAATGAAATCATCTGCCTCATCATGTCAACCAGTGAAATCATCTGTCTCTTCTCATCAGCCAATGACTTCATCTGCCTCATGTTATCAACCAATGAAATCATCTGTCTCATCTCATCGACCAATCATCAAAGTCGATCCACCATGTGTTCCACCTCCTCCACCAGTGAATGAAGTTGATTCGTCTTCTCTTTCGTTCCATCAACCAATCGGTAAAGAAGATTCTAAACCTCGCCATCGACCAATCAACACAGCCGATTCAAGCTACAGTGCCTCCCGTCAACCAATCAACACAGCCGATCCAAGCTACAGTGCCTCCCGTCAACCAATCAACACAGCAGATCCACTACCTCTTTCATCCGACCTACCAATCACTGAAGTGGATCCGTATGCACCATATCCCAACACGAGAAGACATTGTAAAGAAGAACTCACGGGCAGGCCAATACAGATAACCAACTCATCGTCGGGGGGCTGTTGCTTTGAAAACAACTTGTCCCAGCGGCTGAAGACTGCATCGGATCACCTGCATCCTATACAGACCGATATTCGCGGGCACCTCCTTGACAGATGCCAGACACCGTCACGTCCAAAGAGTTACATCAACGCTGTTGACCAAACTCTCTCCGCTCGGCCGGTTGAAGGGAACACAACACATTTGGAGGACAGTCGTCGCGTTCCGACTGATGGACAAACAGAGCCACTCGACAGCGAAGGATACCTGAGGATGGATATCAACAGCAGGTCACCTCCAGTGGCCATCGATATATACGCACAGCCGGTTAAGAAAGCACGTAAAAACAAGAAAGACAAAAACCGGGAGAGACCTTCGAATCGGGAGGAAGTTGTTTCTCAAAGTGATGCGGACACGCATAGCGGTGAACTGGAGACACGCCGAGGAAAGAAAAAGCCGACATTTTCTGGCGAGAGGTCTGCATTCCGTGCTGTGTGCCGACATGGAACTTTTGAACCAATCGACGATCCTTATTCTGTGGACCAGCCAATCATGACGCATCATTCATCTCCCCAACCAATGACGCTGGACTGCACGCGTGACGTAATGTGTTCTTACTCTATAGACCAGCCAATGGAATCATCTCATTCATCCAATCAGCCAATGGGATCGTCGCATTCGTCATCGAGTAAGCCAAGGAGATTGATTGGAGCATCGCATCGTCATGCCAATGAAACCGACTACGATTCTGTCTATCCGGTTTTTGAGAAATCACCACAGATTGCGTACGCGCCTCCCCCTTACTCGCCACCCCCCTCCTACACGGATGTGTTCACTGGTTCGCGAGACGGTTCCCAGCACTCTCTGTTGAGTGCGTCCAACACGACGACGACGACGGCGAGTGGCGCGAACTCGGACAGTGATTCTCACCAGCTCGACTGGGCGAACGACGGACCCGGGAACGGACAGCTGCAGGAACAGTTCTACGAGAACAACCCTCACATGCAGAAACGAGCGGCAGCCCAGACCTGTCCGGGGAAACGAGAACACAGCCATCCAGTGAGGTCCGACTGTCCAGCACAACCAGGATTTCCAACGAGGCCAGGTTTTCCAGTGAAGCTAGGGCAGAACTATCCGAGCAGTCCAGGGGAGAACTGTCCAGGGGAGAACTGTGCGAGGTGCGATTCCGGAGACCTACAGTTTGACGAGTCGCAGTATGTCGTAAATCTGCCGCCGCCCCCCACGGCACGTGCGGGTGGACTGGTGGGCGGTAAACTCCATTTCACTAACGGACATTTGTACTGCGACCAAACGACATGTAGCGAGACGGCAGATGATAGTGACGCGGATGCCATGGAAACGGTTATATAATCTACTGTTGTATGACGTCAGTATACATATGCAGTGACAGAACTATGTCTGCAAACGTGTACTTTTCTCATAAGTGTCCTTTTGTGCATACGTGAACTGTTACGTGAACTAATACCAGTACTAACAGGGCCATACCCTGACTAaaatcctggggggggggggggggggggggggacactacttttttaaacaaatgaaacactatacaaattaaaccctgagatgtgtatgccattaaaaaaaaaagtgagattatcagggggggcaactgccccacCCCTGCCCCctgagggtacggccctgactaAAATGAATGCGTGTGCAATGGTACATACACCTACTGCTGTGCATAAGTGTATGTTTGTAGTACGACCAAGGTACATACACGTACTGGTACTAGTAATAGACCAAGGGAAACAACTCTTGATACAATGTATTCTAATGTGTACTAGGGTCGGAATCAAGTATGTTTGTATTatagtattgtttttgttgatgaAGTAAACAGATTACTGCATTTTTATGGGTCACACTTCATGTTGTAGTCAGACAATtaacagaggcggatccagaaaatatttGGTTGGGAGtgggtggggtgagggtggACTAAGGGGGAAAAGACACATGGATAAACTCGTGAAAAGGACaacctaattaaaattagaaaataaatatatattggcaTTTGAATATATTGGGGGGAACCCCTAGTACACCCCTTGTATCCGCCTCTGATTaagtaaacaaaactttattccAGGTGAAAAACTGTTTGCTTGTCATCATCTCTTTCTAGTTTTAAGAGCAGCGGTCCAACTCGCGCATCTTCTACAAttccaataaaatatattttctccaAAATATGTCGTCTTGTTTTCAAcaaccaatgccccacaacttgtatatcaaaggccgtggtatgtgcggtCTTCTCCGTggaaacgtgcatataaaagattcctagctgttaatgtaaaaatgtagtgtCTTTTCTCTTAATTCTTAGAGTTAAAACTGCCCacgttttgacatccaatataatAGCGAATGATTAATACGTCAGTGTGGTCTAGTAGTGTTGttgagcaaaaaaaaagagaagcccTTTAACATGTTTTCAAACTGTTAAAGGCAATCTCTTCTTGGTAGCTTATAGTTCAGCTGTATGAATTATACTGCATTCAAGCATTTTTCGTACAAATCATTTCTTTTACGGggtatgacccccccccccccccccccccccccctccccatagTTGGCCAGATGCATTGTTCTTTTTATCTTCATTACCCAgattgaacccccccccccccccccccccctcatataagtttgcagatgatttctttttgttcatacccagatgaacgtaaaagaaataacagacattacttataattaaattttaatcttgct
Proteins encoded in this region:
- the LOC121373612 gene encoding uncharacterized protein LOC121373612 → MDEKRLELDREERDRGCVTDGRHRRLYRRRTTRCDGRIWIFLILGFLMVVFGVIIGGMYLNIRALTESLQYTEVLPTYVTAVTVLASGFFIFLLFWKRLPCLVFVCVLVCVTTSLLCAVAAILTGTHVIQPIEAFIHCTYYDSLKECHCVSPYRRALLDLQHSPLNPANYVFHSTSNCNSIQTTLLHMLYALTVTYAAAFVTSVVSVILALLVLRMERIRRGVFEDDTYEEIFTVSNSSTPLTSDSDNDNNFCLPPFNDAILNDSSRLPESRSNASVIRRCRSFTQPRFFDTTEESIDDAHLPKVQPTAEVDSGNADGEVRSGGKLKENRRRHRRAVTLHNLDTRQLMMILSLHMRYLQENEAAKSQGHIDTQRVEEMEAKERIKRALTPQPAHQYRRYFSQDDSASQTRIVRSHTPQPYHERRSQSHDETSSPSYVIRSHTPQPYRPRNNRDDYNQQNYENTFDPAEFVQQLRQQKLASDVQNQQREASPPPPPPPPPHGREKLCHVPQIYENVLDTIDVSSQCGSESSECPVRRVSVKSKQKTKKQSGESLLSCKSLRAIQPLPMEISPNNYDEIDDLSSCTSETPNHQIYQNQDECEHLNRPMKSSASSCQPVKSSVSSHQPMTSSASCYQPMKSSVSSHRPIIKVDPPCVPPPPPVNEVDSSSLSFHQPIGKEDSKPRHRPINTADSSYSASRQPINTADPSYSASRQPINTADPLPLSSDLPITEVDPYAPYPNTRRHCKEELTGRPIQITNSSSGGCCFENNLSQRLKTASDHLHPIQTDIRGHLLDRCQTPSRPKSYINAVDQTLSARPVEGNTTHLEDSRRVPTDGQTEPLDSEGYLRMDINSRSPPVAIDIYAQPVKKARKNKKDKNRERPSNREEVVSQSDADTHSGELETRRGKKKPTFSGERSAFRAVCRHGTFEPIDDPYSVDQPIMTHHSSPQPMTLDCTRDVMCSYSIDQPMESSHSSNQPMGSSHSSSSKPRRLIGASHRHANETDYDSVYPVFEKSPQIAYAPPPYSPPPSYTDVFTGSRDGSQHSLLSASNTTTTTASGANSDSDSHQLDWANDGPGNGQLQEQFYENNPHMQKRAAAQTCPGKREHSHPVRSDCPAQPGFPTRPGFPVKLGQNYPSSPGENCPGENCARCDSGDLQFDESQYVVNLPPPPTARAGGLVGGKLHFTNGHLYCDQTTCSETADDSDADAMETVI